One window of the Saccopteryx bilineata isolate mSacBil1 chromosome 2, mSacBil1_pri_phased_curated, whole genome shotgun sequence genome contains the following:
- the FAM3C gene encoding protein FAM3C, translating to MRVAGAAKLVLAVAVFLLTFYVISQVFEIKMDASLGNLFARSALDTAARSTKPPRFKCGISKACPEKHFAFKMASGAANVVGPKICLEDNVLMSGVKNNVGRGINVALVNGKTGEVLDTKYFDMWGGDVAPFIEFLKSIQDGTIVLMGTYDDGATKLNDEARRLIAELGSTSITSLGFRDNWVFCGGKGIKTKSPFEQHIKNNKDTNKYEGWPEVVEMEGCIPQKQD from the exons GTGCTGCAAAGCTGGTGCTAGCAGTGGCCGTGTTCTTACTGACGTTTTATGTTATTTCTcaagtatttgaaataaaaatggatgCAAGTTTAGGAAACCTATTtg caaggtcAGCATTGGACACAGCTGCACGTT CCACAAAACCTCCCCGGTTCAAATGCGGGATCTCAAAAGCTTGCCCTGAGAAGCATTTTGCCTTTAAAATGGCAAGTGGAGCAGCCAATGTGGTGGGACCCAAAATCTGCCTGGAGGACAATGT ttTAATGAGTGGTGTTAAGAATAATGTTGGAAGAGGGATCAATGTTGCCTTGGTAAATG GAAAAACAGGAGAAGTATTAGACACTAAGTATTTTGACATGTGGGGAGGAG atgTGGCCCCATTTATTGAGTTTCTGAAGTCCATACAGGATGGGACAATAGTCCTAATGGGGACGTATGATGATGGAGCAACCAA actCAATGATGAGGCACGGCGGCTCATTGCTGAACTGGGGAGTACGTCTATTACCAGCCTTGGTTTCAGAGACAACTGGGTCTTCTGTGGCGGGAAGGGCATTAAGACGAAAAGCCCTTTCGAACAG CACATAAAGAACAATAAGGACACAAACAAATATGAAGGTTGGCCCGAGGTTGTAGAAATGGAGGGATGCATCCCCCAGAAGCAAGACTGA